In Candidatus Chlorohelix allophototropha, one DNA window encodes the following:
- a CDS encoding formimidoylglutamase yields MLNIFDLTLRPDEQILYKRNDPNDPRFGEVTLTKRDSYRAANLVILGCPQDEGVTRNKGRPGARLAPDEIRRCFYKLPIPNSFKLNLFDLGNLIIAPTLEETHALQQSIIEQVLGDGKRLIVLGGGNDISYPDCAAVSVVFQEVMVFNIDAHYDVRADIPRNSGTPYRQLLEEEYLQPSKFYEIGNQPFSNSAIYHRYLEAKGVNIHALEELKSIGVEKLIRSLLSQQTAKAIFWGFDVDAVNVAAAPGVSAPNSLGLSAEEFCAIARIAGQDNRTRLVEFSEVNPLFDLDLRTSRLVATAIYFYLTALNSVV; encoded by the coding sequence ATGCTCAATATTTTTGATTTAACCCTCAGACCGGACGAACAAATTCTATATAAACGCAATGACCCAAACGACCCGCGCTTCGGCGAAGTAACGCTTACCAAACGGGACTCCTATAGGGCTGCCAATCTGGTAATTTTGGGCTGCCCACAGGATGAGGGCGTAACGCGCAATAAAGGGCGACCCGGCGCAAGATTAGCCCCTGACGAAATCCGGCGTTGCTTTTACAAGTTGCCTATCCCTAATAGTTTCAAACTTAACCTTTTCGATTTAGGGAATCTCATAATCGCGCCTACGCTGGAAGAGACCCACGCCCTTCAGCAAAGTATCATAGAACAGGTTTTGGGCGATGGGAAGCGACTGATAGTGTTGGGCGGAGGCAACGATATTTCTTATCCCGATTGTGCTGCTGTTTCGGTTGTTTTTCAGGAAGTAATGGTATTTAATATTGACGCTCATTATGATGTGCGTGCCGATATACCCCGCAATAGCGGCACGCCCTATCGCCAACTGCTGGAAGAAGAATATCTACAACCGTCAAAATTCTATGAAATTGGCAACCAGCCGTTCAGTAATTCGGCAATCTATCACCGCTACTTAGAAGCAAAAGGGGTGAATATCCACGCTCTTGAGGAGCTAAAATCCATAGGCGTGGAAAAGCTAATTCGTTCGCTACTCTCTCAGCAAACGGCAAAGGCTATTTTCTGGGGGTTTGATGTGGATGCAGTAAACGTAGCGGCTGCGCCCGGCGTAAGTGCGCCTAACTCGTTGGGTTTGAGCGCGGAAGAATTTTGCGCCATCGCTCGGATAGCGGGACAGGATAATCGCACTAGGTTGGTAGAATTCAGCGAAGTAAACCCACTTTTCGACCTTGATTTGCGCACCAGCCGTTTGGTGGCAACCGCAATATATTTTTATTTAACGGCTTTAAATAGCGTGGTTTGA
- a CDS encoding 3-oxoacyl-ACP reductase family protein: MRKLEGKVAIVTGGSRGIGRDIALALGKEGAGVVVNYARNQDEADKVVAEIMAYDSPAVAIRANVANHEEIAEMVTATLEKFGRIDILVNNAGINRDKSFKNMTVDAWNEVIATNLGGVFNCTHLVLPTMLNQKSGFIVNIGSANGQVASFGQTNYSASKAGIIGLTRSLALELGRSGVTVNIVSPGFTSTDMLSGMPDDVLDKIRAKIPMNRLGAAEEVAKGVLFLVTEGSYITGQQININGGYTM; the protein is encoded by the coding sequence ATGAGAAAGTTAGAAGGTAAGGTCGCGATTGTTACAGGAGGCTCCAGAGGAATTGGACGCGATATTGCGTTAGCTCTGGGAAAAGAGGGTGCGGGAGTAGTGGTCAACTATGCCCGTAATCAGGATGAAGCCGATAAGGTAGTGGCAGAAATCATGGCATATGATAGCCCGGCGGTTGCGATAAGAGCAAATGTTGCCAACCACGAAGAAATCGCCGAAATGGTGACGGCAACTCTAGAGAAATTTGGTCGGATTGATATCTTGGTCAACAACGCTGGTATCAATCGCGATAAATCTTTCAAGAATATGACGGTCGATGCCTGGAATGAGGTAATTGCCACCAATCTTGGCGGTGTCTTTAACTGCACTCATCTGGTATTACCGACTATGTTGAATCAAAAAAGTGGCTTTATCGTAAACATCGGTAGCGCCAATGGGCAGGTTGCCTCTTTTGGGCAGACCAATTATAGCGCATCAAAAGCCGGTATTATCGGGTTAACCCGAAGTTTGGCGCTTGAATTGGGCAGAAGTGGTGTAACAGTAAACATAGTCAGCCCCGGTTTTACCAGCACCGATATGCTTTCAGGGATGCCGGATGACGTTCTGGATAAGATAAGGGCAAAGATTCCTATGAATCGCTTGGGCGCAGCGGAGGAAGTGGCTAAAGGAGTTTTATTCTTGGTCACTGAAGGCAGTTACATTACCGGACAGCAGATTAATATTAACGGTGGCTACACTATGTAG
- a CDS encoding PHA/PHB synthase family protein gives MVDSLDKSQNYPFEAWNKFIQTTLKTSSSVQPMPLPILDGSKFVDPWLSMINQAWKTNPYKKFLSLEPAEFTEAFQQLWTDTMANAFNTMNNYSHFMQQYAELMTTETMKFWGNRNKLEAVAQPEKGDKRFNAPEWDEYAVFDSLKQFYLLTATTLLKTTSEARGLDEKQQHKLIFYIRQFLDAISPTNFTFTNPLVIEETVKSGGQNLVAGMQHLLRDIKAGQIKMTDTEAFAPGRNLAITPGQVVYRNTLIELIQYTPTTAKVHEFPILFLPHWINRYYILDLQAHNSLIKFLVDQGFTVFVISWKNPDASCADITFDDYLTMGSLKALEIVKDITGSKKVNTVGYCIGGSLLAMTLPYLEAKHDDTVNSGTFFVSMQDFSDVGETSVFIDEPQVALMDGQMQSQGFLDSRQMANMFNLLRDNDLIWSNVVNNYLLGKEPPAFDLLYWNADGTRMAPKAHSYYLHNIYLENNLIKPGKIVLNGVPIDLNTIKQDVYSVGTEQDHLVPWKSAWRITKLIKGKVRFILGGSGHIAGIINPPSKGRGYWTNDKPVSTAEDWFEGAEAHKGSWWTDWVEWLKIRSGKLVDVPSMGNEKYQPLVPAPGTYVLEK, from the coding sequence ATGGTAGATTCGTTGGATAAAAGTCAAAACTATCCTTTTGAAGCTTGGAACAAATTCATTCAAACCACTCTCAAAACCAGTTCGTCGGTTCAACCTATGCCCTTGCCGATTCTGGATGGTAGTAAATTTGTAGACCCTTGGCTGAGTATGATTAATCAGGCTTGGAAAACAAATCCCTACAAAAAGTTCCTTTCCCTTGAACCGGCAGAGTTCACAGAGGCATTTCAGCAATTGTGGACAGACACAATGGCTAATGCTTTCAATACAATGAATAACTACAGCCATTTTATGCAGCAATATGCCGAGCTAATGACCACCGAAACCATGAAATTCTGGGGCAATCGCAATAAGTTGGAGGCGGTAGCACAACCAGAAAAGGGAGACAAGCGGTTCAACGCCCCGGAATGGGATGAATATGCGGTTTTCGATTCTCTCAAACAGTTTTATTTGCTTACGGCTACTACCCTGCTCAAAACCACCTCAGAGGCGCGTGGGTTGGATGAAAAACAGCAGCATAAGCTAATTTTCTATATTCGCCAGTTCCTTGATGCAATCAGCCCGACTAATTTTACTTTTACCAATCCGCTAGTGATTGAAGAAACCGTCAAAAGTGGTGGTCAAAATCTGGTTGCCGGTATGCAACACTTACTTAGGGACATAAAAGCTGGGCAAATTAAAATGACCGATACCGAAGCTTTTGCTCCCGGTCGCAATCTGGCAATTACCCCCGGACAGGTGGTTTATCGCAATACTCTGATAGAGTTAATCCAGTACACCCCAACCACTGCGAAAGTACATGAGTTTCCCATTTTATTTTTACCGCACTGGATAAACCGCTATTACATTCTGGATTTGCAAGCCCATAATAGCCTGATTAAGTTCTTGGTCGATCAGGGCTTTACCGTTTTTGTAATTAGCTGGAAGAATCCGGATGCTTCTTGTGCGGATATTACTTTCGATGATTACCTCACAATGGGTTCTCTCAAAGCCCTTGAGATTGTAAAGGATATAACCGGCTCGAAAAAGGTAAATACAGTTGGCTATTGCATTGGCGGTTCGTTACTTGCCATGACATTGCCCTATTTAGAGGCAAAGCACGATGATACCGTAAATTCAGGAACCTTCTTTGTTTCTATGCAAGATTTCAGCGATGTAGGCGAAACCAGCGTATTTATTGACGAACCACAGGTTGCCTTAATGGACGGGCAAATGCAAAGTCAAGGCTTTCTGGATAGTCGCCAGATGGCTAATATGTTCAACCTATTAAGAGATAATGACCTTATTTGGAGCAATGTAGTTAACAATTACCTGCTCGGTAAAGAGCCGCCCGCTTTCGATCTGCTTTATTGGAATGCAGACGGTACTCGGATGGCTCCCAAAGCACATTCCTATTACCTTCATAACATTTATCTTGAAAATAACCTCATCAAACCGGGCAAGATAGTGCTAAATGGTGTGCCGATTGACCTGAACACTATCAAACAGGATGTGTACTCAGTCGGTACTGAGCAAGACCACTTAGTACCCTGGAAATCGGCTTGGCGTATAACAAAGCTTATCAAAGGTAAGGTGCGATTTATTCTGGGAGGCAGCGGGCATATCGCCGGGATTATTAACCCCCCTTCCAAAGGACGGGGGTACTGGACAAATGATAAACCCGTTTCAACTGCTGAAGATTGGTTTGAAGGAGCAGAAGCACATAAGGGTAGTTGGTGGACAGATTGGGTGGAGTGGCTAAAAATCCGCTCGGGTAAGTTAGTGGATGTACCTTCAATGGGCAACGAAAAGTATCAGCCTTTGGTTCCTGCACCGGGCACCTATGTTTTAGAAAAATAA
- the hutI gene encoding imidazolonepropionase, translating into MQADLIIYNAGQLVTCASQHAPKRGAAMREVGKIADGAVAIKNGQILAVGASPEILGQYDSTDKYDAGGRVVCPGFVDAHTHAVYAGERVDEFDMRIAGKTYLEIMQAGGGINSTMRKTRAASPEQLYKESLARLQTMLMLGTTTAEVKTGYGLDTDSELKMLRVIEELDRTQPIELIPTFLGAHSIPPEFAGRANEYIELVIAQMLPAVANWYAQSSFKAHGKPCFVDIFCEQGAFSAEQTRQLLEASAKLGFKLKAHVDEFVPLGGTSIAIELGATSIDHLDFTHANEIAKLANSETVAVVIPAVNFNLGSNHFANAHEIINQGAALALATDINPGSAPCPSIPLVMAIACRYQRLLPSEALNAVTINAAYASGMGERIGSIEVGKQADLLVLDVSDYRHLAYQFGVNLVKHIFKKGKRLNG; encoded by the coding sequence ATGCAAGCGGATTTGATAATCTATAATGCAGGGCAATTGGTTACATGCGCCAGCCAACACGCGCCTAAACGCGGTGCGGCAATGCGCGAGGTTGGGAAAATAGCCGATGGAGCGGTGGCAATTAAAAACGGGCAAATTCTAGCGGTGGGGGCTTCTCCCGAAATCCTTGGACAGTACGATTCTACCGATAAATATGATGCCGGGGGGCGCGTAGTCTGCCCCGGTTTCGTAGACGCACATACCCATGCGGTGTATGCCGGAGAGCGCGTAGATGAATTTGATATGCGGATTGCCGGAAAAACATACCTCGAAATTATGCAGGCGGGAGGCGGGATAAACAGTACGATGCGCAAAACCCGCGCTGCCAGCCCGGAACAGCTTTACAAGGAAAGCCTAGCACGTTTGCAAACTATGCTAATGTTGGGAACTACCACCGCCGAAGTAAAAACGGGGTACGGCTTGGATACGGACAGCGAGCTAAAAATGCTACGGGTAATTGAGGAACTAGATCGAACGCAGCCAATTGAACTTATACCAACCTTTTTGGGAGCGCACAGCATTCCGCCTGAGTTTGCCGGACGCGCAAACGAGTATATCGAACTGGTGATAGCACAAATGCTGCCAGCCGTAGCAAACTGGTATGCTCAAAGCAGTTTTAAAGCGCATGGTAAACCCTGTTTCGTGGATATTTTCTGTGAACAGGGCGCATTTAGCGCAGAACAAACCCGTCAATTGCTGGAAGCAAGCGCAAAGCTCGGTTTTAAGCTTAAAGCGCATGTGGATGAATTTGTGCCGTTAGGGGGTACGAGCATAGCAATTGAGTTGGGTGCAACCTCGATTGACCATCTCGATTTTACCCATGCCAACGAGATAGCAAAACTTGCCAACTCGGAAACAGTGGCAGTGGTTATCCCGGCAGTCAATTTTAACCTTGGCAGTAACCATTTTGCCAACGCCCACGAAATTATAAATCAGGGAGCGGCGTTAGCACTGGCAACGGATATTAATCCCGGCTCTGCGCCTTGCCCCTCTATCCCGCTGGTTATGGCGATAGCTTGCCGCTATCAACGCTTGTTGCCTTCCGAAGCCTTGAATGCGGTGACGATTAATGCGGCGTATGCAAGCGGTATGGGCGAGCGTATCGGCTCTATCGAAGTTGGAAAACAAGCAGATTTGCTGGTGTTAGATGTATCAGATTACCGACATCTAGCATATCAATTTGGCGTAAATCTGGTGAAACATATTTTCAAGAAAGGCAAGCGGCTGAATGGCTGA
- the hutH gene encoding histidine ammonia-lyase — translation MAETVILDGSNLTIEQVIAVAYGSPNNPRVEISGESKTKIARAAAAVNTLVERGQIAYGITTGFGALKDRLIPREEVARLQQNILVSHAVGTGQIFDIPTTRAIMLIRANTLASGYSGIRYETLQRLVDLINKGIHPCIPEKGSLGASGDLAPLAHMSLVLIGEGEAEFYGEVLPGLDALKRAGLESVSLVAKEGLALTNGTSVMCALGVLETHRAELLMRAADLIACLSLEALNGTVQAFDERIHRLRPLPRQMECAAHLRRILENSNFTRQPDPKNIQDNYSLRCIPQVHGAIREAIAYLDWMMRIELNSVTDNPLIFVNEEDESIEVLSGGNFHGEPLAIALDYLSIAMAELGNISERRLMRLLDEGVHGTLLPAFLTRNSGLNSGFMIMQYTAAALATENKVLAHPSSVDTIPTSANIEDHVSMGCNAALHARQIISNVEHILSLELMSAAQGIDFRKEKLPPGAQLGNGTRAVYELVRKHVPFLESDTVLYQYIEKVKALVAGGNLHYSES, via the coding sequence ATGGCTGAAACGGTTATTCTGGACGGTAGCAACCTCACCATTGAACAGGTAATTGCGGTGGCATATGGCAGCCCCAATAACCCAAGAGTCGAAATCAGTGGGGAGAGTAAAACGAAGATAGCGCGGGCAGCCGCAGCGGTAAACACATTGGTAGAGCGCGGGCAAATTGCCTACGGCATCACTACTGGCTTTGGCGCACTAAAGGATCGGCTGATTCCGCGTGAAGAAGTTGCGCGGTTGCAGCAAAATATCCTTGTTAGCCATGCGGTTGGCACAGGGCAAATTTTTGACATCCCCACCACCAGAGCAATCATGCTGATTCGCGCCAACACCCTCGCCAGCGGTTATTCTGGCATCCGCTACGAAACTTTGCAACGGCTGGTTGACCTTATTAATAAAGGGATACATCCCTGCATACCGGAGAAAGGTTCGCTAGGCGCAAGCGGGGATTTAGCGCCTCTGGCGCATATGAGCTTGGTGCTAATCGGTGAAGGTGAGGCAGAGTTCTACGGAGAAGTGCTGCCGGGATTAGATGCGCTCAAACGCGCCGGGCTAGAGTCGGTAAGCTTGGTAGCAAAAGAAGGTCTTGCCCTCACCAACGGCACCTCGGTTATGTGCGCGTTGGGTGTGCTTGAAACCCATCGCGCCGAGTTATTGATGCGTGCGGCTGACTTGATTGCATGCCTGAGCCTTGAAGCTTTGAACGGCACGGTGCAGGCTTTTGATGAGAGGATTCATCGCTTGCGCCCGTTGCCTCGCCAAATGGAATGTGCCGCACATCTCCGCCGGATTCTGGAAAACAGCAATTTTACGCGCCAGCCTGACCCCAAAAATATACAGGATAATTACTCACTGCGCTGTATTCCGCAGGTGCATGGAGCTATTCGCGAGGCAATCGCTTATCTGGATTGGATGATGCGAATCGAACTGAACTCAGTTACGGATAATCCCTTGATCTTTGTAAATGAAGAGGACGAATCTATAGAAGTGCTATCGGGCGGCAATTTTCATGGCGAACCGCTGGCAATTGCGCTGGATTATCTGAGCATAGCAATGGCAGAGCTTGGCAATATTTCTGAGCGCAGGCTCATGCGCCTTCTGGATGAGGGAGTGCACGGTACTTTACTCCCCGCCTTTTTGACTCGAAATAGCGGCTTGAATTCAGGTTTTATGATTATGCAATATACCGCTGCTGCTTTGGCAACCGAGAATAAGGTGCTGGCGCATCCTTCCAGTGTTGATACCATTCCAACCTCTGCTAACATCGAAGATCATGTAAGCATGGGCTGTAACGCTGCCCTACATGCGCGTCAAATCATCAGCAATGTGGAACATATCTTGTCGTTGGAACTAATGTCGGCAGCGCAGGGTATCGACTTTCGCAAAGAAAAATTGCCTCCGGGCGCGCAATTGGGCAACGGTACACGCGCGGTTTACGAATTGGTGCGAAAGCATGTCCCCTTTCTTGAAAGCGATACGGTGCTATATCAGTATATTGAGAAGGTAAAGGCGCTTGTTGCGGGTGGCAATCTGCATTATTCGGAATCATGA
- a CDS encoding acyl-CoA thioesterase, giving the protein MKTHTIEFEVQHEDTDMQGAAFNPKYLFWFDTATNAFLKSVGLHYGQLLSQYHYAYPVTECGCQFINTMHYDRPVKVATSLTELKEHSFKLQHDIFSGDMLLGSGYEVRIWVRIDQPENNRRIVVVPIPEEMVLKLLEVSNSYQTGTYSEHDNLQD; this is encoded by the coding sequence ATGAAGACCCATACTATTGAGTTTGAAGTACAGCACGAAGATACCGATATGCAAGGTGCTGCATTCAATCCCAAATATCTCTTCTGGTTTGATACGGCTACAAATGCTTTTCTAAAATCTGTTGGACTGCACTATGGACAGTTATTATCCCAATATCACTATGCCTACCCGGTAACCGAATGTGGATGCCAATTCATTAATACCATGCACTACGATAGACCGGTTAAGGTTGCTACCAGCCTTACCGAATTAAAGGAACATTCTTTCAAGTTGCAGCACGACATTTTCAGCGGTGACATGCTATTGGGCAGCGGGTATGAGGTGAGAATCTGGGTGAGGATTGATCAGCCGGAAAATAACAGGCGTATTGTGGTTGTACCGATTCCCGAAGAGATGGTTTTAAAGCTTTTGGAGGTTAGCAATAGTTATCAGACCGGGACTTACAGTGAACATGACAATTTACAAGACTAA
- the hutU gene encoding urocanate hydratase, which yields MHREIHAPRGTQLSCKNWTIEAAYRMLQNNLDPQVAFDPDNLIVYGGRGKAARNWQSYDAILKCLRELEPDETLLVQSGKPVAIFRTHTDAPRVLIANSNIVPAWATQKNFDKWEAEGLIMYGQMTAGSWIYIGTQGILQGTYETFGALARKHGWADLKGKFVVTAGLGEMGGAQPLSVTMNGGVGLFVEVDPWRAERRKSMRQVDVVYANLDEALEVAQEYLDVKRPRSIAVIGNAAEVLPELVRRGVVPDIVTDQTAAHDIRYGYIPAGLSLDAAKALRESDPDSYDKRVMDSITQHVQAMLDWQAKGSIVFDYGNNLRQRAYDNGLKNAFDYPGFVPAYIRPLFCEGKGPFRWVALSGNPQDIYKTDRAIMELFPDDKHLCNWIEMAAKQVEFQGLPARICWLGYGERVKAGLKFNEMVASSELEAPIVIGRDHLDSGSVASPNRETEAMRDGSDAIADWPLLNALINAVGGATWVSLHHGGGVGIGYSIHAGQVIVADGTPEAARRLERVLTTDPGMGVVRHVDAGYPEAINFARANHLKIPMMEQQ from the coding sequence ATGCACCGGGAAATACATGCGCCACGAGGCACGCAGCTTAGCTGCAAAAACTGGACTATCGAAGCGGCATATCGCATGCTCCAGAACAACCTTGACCCGCAAGTGGCTTTCGACCCCGATAACCTGATTGTATATGGGGGGCGGGGCAAAGCTGCCCGCAACTGGCAATCCTATGATGCTATCCTTAAATGCTTACGTGAACTTGAGCCGGACGAAACGCTGTTGGTACAATCCGGCAAGCCCGTAGCCATTTTCAGGACACATACCGATGCCCCTAGAGTGCTAATCGCCAACTCCAACATCGTACCGGCATGGGCTACCCAAAAGAATTTCGACAAGTGGGAAGCGGAAGGGTTGATAATGTACGGTCAGATGACCGCCGGGAGTTGGATTTATATCGGTACGCAAGGGATTTTGCAAGGCACTTACGAAACATTTGGCGCATTAGCGCGCAAACACGGCTGGGCGGATTTGAAAGGGAAATTCGTGGTAACTGCTGGGTTGGGTGAAATGGGTGGGGCGCAACCGTTGTCGGTAACTATGAACGGTGGGGTGGGTCTTTTCGTGGAAGTTGACCCTTGGAGAGCGGAACGGCGCAAGTCCATGCGTCAAGTGGATGTGGTTTATGCTAACCTCGATGAAGCGTTGGAAGTAGCGCAGGAATATCTGGATGTAAAACGACCGCGCTCAATTGCGGTAATCGGCAACGCTGCCGAAGTGCTGCCCGAACTGGTCAGGCGCGGAGTCGTACCCGATATTGTTACCGACCAAACCGCCGCGCATGATATACGCTATGGCTATATTCCGGCTGGCTTGAGCCTTGATGCTGCAAAAGCCCTGCGCGAAAGTGACCCTGACAGCTACGATAAGCGCGTAATGGATTCGATTACGCAGCATGTGCAGGCGATGCTGGATTGGCAAGCTAAAGGCAGCATCGTTTTTGACTACGGCAACAACCTACGTCAACGTGCTTATGATAATGGCTTGAAAAACGCTTTTGATTATCCCGGCTTTGTACCTGCCTATATTCGTCCGCTTTTCTGCGAAGGAAAAGGCCCGTTTCGTTGGGTGGCATTATCTGGCAACCCGCAAGACATCTATAAAACCGATCGTGCCATAATGGAACTCTTCCCGGATGACAAGCACCTGTGCAACTGGATAGAAATGGCTGCCAAACAGGTGGAATTTCAAGGGTTGCCCGCCCGTATCTGCTGGCTCGGCTACGGCGAGCGAGTGAAAGCTGGCTTGAAATTTAACGAGATGGTGGCTTCTAGCGAACTGGAAGCGCCTATTGTAATAGGACGTGACCATCTCGATTCAGGCTCGGTTGCAAGCCCCAATCGCGAAACCGAAGCGATGCGCGACGGCTCGGATGCTATCGCCGACTGGCCCTTGCTAAACGCCCTGATAAATGCGGTAGGTGGCGCAACGTGGGTTAGCTTGCATCATGGGGGTGGAGTGGGTATAGGTTACAGCATCCACGCCGGACAAGTGATAGTAGCAGATGGCACACCCGAAGCGGCACGCAGGTTAGAGCGCGTGTTGACCACCGATCCCGGAATGGGCGTGGTGCGTCATGTGGATGCAGGCTATCCCGAAGCAATTAACTTTGCCCGTGCAAACCACCTGAAAATCCCGATGATGGAACAACAATAA